In one Candidatus Woesearchaeota archaeon B3_Woes genomic region, the following are encoded:
- a CDS encoding ribosome biogenesis/translation initiation ATPase RLI, which yields MTRLAIVEKEKCNPHACGDYLCIRLCPVNRAGDECITKVDNKAEIDEKLCTGCGICPKRCPFGAIHIINLPEELKERPIHRYGKNQFELFSLPTPIFGKVVGVLGVNGIGKSTAIKILAGILKPNLGKDKEAKYEELIEYFKGTEAQSFFEKVKDKKIKISYKPQQVDLIPKAEKGKVKDLLKKVDEKKQLDKIAKKLDIENILGNDIKKISGGELQRVAIAAAVLKKADLYIFDEPTSYLDIKQRINISKFIKSLANEDTAILVVEHDLIILDYMTDLIHIMYGKENCYGVVAQPRATRTAINTYLEGFLREENMRFRDHKIKFEKRPPIKSQEDNMLTSWKDIEKKLGKFDLKAQKGEVYRKDVVGILGENGIGKTSFAKILAEEIKPDKGEIDKKIKVSYKPQYLESESNKIVKDLLKDVIKKYENQIINPLNIKPLLNKKLNELSGGELQRVSIAFCLGKDADLYLLDEPSAYLDVEQRLIISKIIRDLMEIKGKTALIVDHDLLFLDYLSQKLLVFDGKPAVEGEAKGPFEMEEGMNIFLKDMKITFRRDGESNRPRANKEDSVKDREQKTKEKYYYI from the coding sequence ATGACAAGATTAGCTATTGTTGAAAAGGAAAAATGTAATCCGCATGCATGTGGAGACTATCTTTGCATTAGGCTTTGCCCTGTTAACCGAGCAGGAGATGAATGTATTACAAAAGTAGACAATAAAGCAGAGATAGATGAAAAATTATGCACTGGTTGTGGAATTTGTCCAAAAAGATGCCCTTTTGGAGCAATTCATATAATAAATTTGCCAGAAGAACTTAAAGAAAGACCAATTCACAGATATGGAAAAAATCAATTTGAGTTATTCAGTTTACCAACACCAATTTTTGGAAAAGTAGTAGGGGTTTTAGGAGTAAATGGAATTGGAAAATCTACTGCAATTAAAATTTTAGCAGGAATACTTAAACCAAACCTAGGAAAAGATAAGGAAGCAAAATATGAAGAGTTAATAGAATATTTTAAAGGAACAGAAGCTCAATCTTTTTTTGAAAAGGTTAAAGATAAAAAAATAAAGATTAGTTATAAACCTCAACAAGTTGATTTAATTCCAAAAGCAGAAAAAGGAAAGGTAAAAGATTTATTAAAAAAAGTTGATGAAAAAAAACAATTAGACAAAATAGCAAAAAAGTTAGATATTGAAAATATATTAGGCAATGATATTAAAAAGATTTCAGGAGGAGAATTACAAAGAGTTGCTATTGCAGCAGCTGTCTTAAAAAAAGCAGATTTATACATTTTTGATGAACCAACATCTTATTTAGATATAAAACAAAGAATAAATATAAGCAAATTCATAAAATCATTAGCAAATGAAGATACAGCTATCCTTGTAGTTGAACACGATCTAATCATTCTAGATTATATGACTGATTTGATTCATATAATGTATGGAAAAGAGAATTGTTATGGAGTTGTTGCACAACCTAGGGCAACAAGAACAGCAATTAATACTTACTTAGAGGGATTCTTAAGAGAAGAAAATATGAGATTTAGAGATCATAAGATTAAGTTTGAAAAAAGACCACCAATAAAGAGCCAGGAAGATAATATGCTAACATCATGGAAAGATATTGAAAAAAAATTAGGCAAATTTGATCTAAAAGCACAAAAAGGAGAAGTATATAGAAAGGATGTTGTTGGAATTTTAGGAGAGAATGGTATTGGAAAGACAAGTTTTGCTAAAATTTTAGCAGAAGAAATAAAACCAGATAAAGGAGAGATTGATAAAAAGATAAAAGTAAGTTATAAACCACAATATCTTGAATCTGAATCAAACAAAATAGTAAAGGACTTGCTTAAAGATGTAATTAAGAAGTATGAAAATCAAATAATTAATCCATTAAACATAAAACCTTTGCTGAATAAAAAATTAAATGAGTTATCAGGAGGGGAACTTCAAAGAGTTTCTATAGCTTTTTGTTTGGGCAAAGATGCTGATTTGTATTTATTAGATGAACCTTCTGCTTACTTAGATGTAGAACAAAGATTAATCATCTCAAAAATAATAAGAGATTTAATGGAGATAAAAGGAAAAACAGCTTTGATAGTTGATCATGATTTATTGTTTTTAGATTATCTTTCCCAGAAATTATTGGTTTTTGACGGAAAACCAGCTGTTGAAGGAGAAGCAAAAGGACCTTTTGAGATGGAAGAAGGTATGAATATTTTCCTAAAAGATATGAAAATTACTTTTAGAAGAGATGGAGAGAGTAATAGGCCTAGAGCAAATAAAGAGGATTCTGTAAAAGACAGAGAACAAAAAACAAAAGAGAAATATTACTATATCTAG
- a CDS encoding SAM-dependent methyltransferase has product MAKILFKKEKKEFVKDLNKEITLSRQRFFYVFDTDKEFITEDGKIDKKDLKKKDGSTIKTNKDKEFIIFSTTFIDDFKRIKRKAQIITPKDIGIIIAETGINNKSKVVDAGTGSGALACYLAHICKEVTSYDIRDDSIETAKENKKFLDLKNLKIKKKSIFKGIDEKELDLIVLDIPDPWNAIKSCEKSLKIAGYLVVYLPSVSQISDFVNEIKKYNGFVYLKTTELIERHWKIDGRISRPKSGALGHTGFLSFVRRI; this is encoded by the coding sequence ATGGCAAAAATATTGTTCAAAAAAGAAAAAAAAGAGTTTGTCAAGGATTTAAACAAAGAGATAACCCTCTCCAGACAAAGATTCTTCTATGTTTTTGATACTGATAAGGAGTTTATAACAGAAGATGGCAAAATAGATAAAAAAGACCTAAAGAAAAAAGATGGAAGCACCATAAAAACTAATAAAGATAAAGAATTTATTATATTCTCAACAACTTTTATAGACGATTTCAAAAGGATTAAAAGAAAAGCTCAAATAATAACACCAAAAGACATTGGAATTATAATAGCTGAAACAGGCATTAACAATAAAAGTAAAGTTGTTGATGCTGGTACTGGCTCTGGGGCTTTAGCTTGTTATTTAGCTCATATATGTAAAGAAGTTACAAGTTATGATATAAGAGATGATTCAATAGAAACAGCTAAAGAGAATAAAAAATTCTTAGACTTAAAAAATTTAAAAATAAAGAAGAAAAGCATCTTTAAAGGAATTGATGAAAAAGAGTTAGACTTAATTGTTCTAGATATACCAGATCCATGGAATGCAATAAAATCTTGTGAAAAATCACTAAAAATTGCAGGATACCTTGTTGTATACCTTCCTTCAGTTTCTCAAATATCTGATTTTGTAAATGAAATAAAAAAATATAATGGTTTTGTCTATCTAAAAACAACTGAATTAATCGAAAGACACTGGAAGATTGATGGAAGAATTTCAAGACCAAAATCAGGAGCACTAGGCCATACAGGATTCTTAAGTTTTGTTAGAAGAATTTAG
- the glmS gene encoding glutamine--fructose-6-phosphate transaminase (isomerizing) has translation MCGIICYKGPNDGNKIIIKGLKQLEYRGYDSWGIASKYKDRLEIIKKIGKIGEYNDFSEIKSANIAMGHTRWATHGTVTEKNAHPHISSNKKIAVVHNGIIENYEELKNELIEKGYEFNSKTDTEVIPHLIEEYAKNNEFEEAVTLVLKKLEGTYAIIVINNDSDKIIAARKASPLVLGIGEKEFFIASDVPAFLEYTKKVIFLEDNEMVVINDEYKIKNIETGKEFKKNQVEIDWDAEQAQKGEFEHFMLKEIFEQPVAIENTITSRIKDNKVFFEDFKLTDDYLKSINRIMIVACGTSWHAGLVGKLILESLGKIPVEVDYASEFRYRNPILDDKTLVIAISQSGETADTLAAMKEAKSKGATVLSICNVIGSSIPREADETIYTRAGIEIGVASTKAFTTQLSVLYLLGVYLAQLRGTWPEEHLIERLDYLKRIPEQIESMLKKDKEIMDCAKDYYRKTNAIYLGRGTNFPIALEGALKLKEVSYLHAEGYPAAEMKHGPIALVDNQMPVVVICVKDESYVKIKGNMEEIKSRGGIIISIATEGDEEIKKISDHVLYVPETSGLLYPFLTVVPLQLLAYHIAKLRECDIDKPKNLAKSVTVE, from the coding sequence ATGTGCGGGATAATCTGTTATAAAGGACCAAACGACGGAAACAAGATAATCATAAAAGGCCTAAAACAATTAGAATACAGAGGTTATGATTCATGGGGAATTGCATCCAAATACAAAGATAGGTTAGAAATAATAAAAAAAATTGGGAAGATAGGAGAGTATAATGATTTTTCTGAAATAAAAAGCGCAAATATTGCAATGGGGCATACAAGATGGGCTACTCATGGAACAGTAACTGAAAAAAATGCTCATCCACATATTTCATCAAATAAGAAAATAGCTGTTGTTCATAATGGTATTATTGAAAATTATGAAGAATTAAAAAATGAGCTAATAGAAAAAGGTTATGAGTTTAATTCTAAAACAGATACAGAAGTAATTCCTCATTTAATAGAAGAATATGCTAAAAATAATGAGTTTGAAGAAGCAGTAACTTTAGTATTAAAAAAATTAGAAGGAACATATGCAATAATTGTTATTAATAATGATTCTGATAAGATTATTGCAGCAAGAAAAGCTTCCCCTTTGGTTCTAGGTATTGGAGAAAAAGAATTTTTTATTGCATCAGATGTTCCTGCTTTTCTCGAATATACAAAAAAAGTTATTTTCTTAGAGGATAACGAAATGGTTGTTATAAATGATGAATATAAAATAAAAAATATTGAAACAGGAAAGGAATTTAAAAAGAATCAAGTGGAAATAGATTGGGATGCAGAGCAGGCACAAAAAGGAGAATTTGAACATTTTATGTTAAAGGAAATATTTGAACAGCCAGTTGCAATTGAAAATACAATAACTTCTAGGATTAAAGACAACAAAGTTTTTTTTGAAGATTTTAAATTAACTGACGATTATTTAAAATCAATAAATAGAATTATGATTGTTGCATGTGGGACATCTTGGCATGCAGGGTTAGTCGGCAAATTAATATTAGAATCTTTAGGAAAAATTCCAGTAGAAGTTGATTATGCATCTGAGTTTAGGTATAGAAATCCAATCTTAGATGACAAGACATTAGTTATTGCCATAAGCCAATCAGGAGAAACAGCAGATACATTAGCAGCTATGAAAGAAGCAAAATCAAAAGGAGCAACTGTTCTTTCTATTTGTAATGTTATTGGAAGTTCTATTCCAAGAGAAGCTGACGAAACCATCTATACAAGAGCAGGTATTGAAATTGGTGTTGCTTCGACAAAAGCATTTACAACACAATTATCTGTTTTATATTTATTGGGTGTTTATCTTGCTCAATTAAGAGGTACATGGCCTGAAGAACATCTTATTGAGAGATTAGATTATTTGAAGAGAATCCCAGAACAAATAGAATCTATGTTGAAAAAAGATAAAGAGATAATGGATTGTGCTAAAGATTATTATCGTAAAACAAACGCAATCTATCTTGGAAGAGGAACAAACTTTCCAATAGCTTTAGAAGGTGCTTTAAAATTAAAAGAGGTTTCTTATCTTCATGCAGAGGGGTATCCTGCAGCTGAAATGAAACATGGTCCAATTGCTTTGGTAGATAATCAAATGCCTGTTGTAGTAATATGTGTTAAAGATGAATCTTATGTTAAAATAAAAGGAAATATGGAAGAGATAAAATCAAGAGGAGGAATAATAATATCTATTGCTACTGAAGGAGATGAAGAAATAAAGAAAATATCAGATCATGTTTTATATGTTCCAGAGACATCTGGATTATTGTATCCTTTTTTAACAGTAGTTCCTTTACAATTATTAGCTTATCATATTGCTAAACTAAGAGAATGTGATATAGATAAACCAAAAAACTTAGCAAAATCAGTTACAGTAGAATGA